The Maniola hyperantus chromosome 9, iAphHyp1.2, whole genome shotgun sequence genome includes a region encoding these proteins:
- the dlt gene encoding codanin-1 isoform X1 codes for MPGSIIASILSGKLECDLLCRWLKNDPIEAASDDCVLVCSNTNEFVVYFLSYLRTQTDSILQTNSNALLHHQGTPEKSLSQRQHHRSISDPTCDNDKSNDSLTVKSDKKTQESPNRERKKQGRRVKTKLFTDEKSKEHNQSLSTDESRVSLGVERLMLSSTPMKNGFKEYPQPLTSPVTPHSRSFNFERCDTPRLVRHSRSQDKSVSLADYLVNVQPKSSKKRRSKNVSNDDSETKVDLDLSNSEIFPEIGARKSSSLKSERRRIKPTNIDRSKKSYSLNSFTPEAFQQPSLGLEENLAFKPNLQSKESSNTFEAERHILKQERHKLMEKFNILNMSTSPKVSTPQIKITQKDSIEKNHNYIEANFNKVLYKDKIDILVEIYDVLLKNNLILNVNTEIYFLVTILLSKQLEEDYRLSESQIQVDMCDNILKPIHNSTYFAVKSLWNERGILEVILDKNSLKILGENKKVRSFYPELAKFLLNSYGLKCEAESNSDRSKIGCDSRCSNGMVCFNLETDNAENFPSMLSFQNFKKQRDMFYEILRWYQDCQNSGLSRSSLRARIKALLCTGTSAANYAHLAALFTQMLLDSLPPNEQESKLSKLQRRLTCSSASESNRLPHFSDKEMFYKEFVMYSENESFRVHLRDALASEIIALDSTPLGNESSNEADISKEFLQISKKLGLLSKFLGYLTSLPYAQIPVDVLLKTGILIVGSQKEIFTAPKEKVLENNIALRNYSQPAIDLNGILTTAYENGRLSVTLPWIVHYISMLDYTTLRLKYYQNLLNILFHIYKLKFKHIKKNTLIYLKSALGWLFDLPHFPQEAFYEKSECSVINFNIDNIDIKIIDSYDLIDESILFELCPYLKDVNVLVSTSRVIHDKDAGSFRHITPVSLSMNSEDRIRSKEKELQIRLEEELIKSQPSSTRRVLELVTERVASGAVKDLTAHALAEARRNARKNAIDIVHNCKDKTLLLPTLQAMYNDCLSRLRSEALETCRSNVRQRVSTALVALLPNAPPPLHAVAARACYSRLTKWTNDHWSTTVVLCKNIEDEMNSLLALGDSANVTPNTETASVLAAEFHSMHSPAHTIIILKEQICLLLDYEEIPDPSAVLESCVNCCQTSNVLSRPPAQRAILQLSIDFCLVYLSRHKSKISEILPKLHTIWDTCCPDRKPNTPEDLDPPERRLELSPTFRNFEDERAPTPQSDEEVIDVKEIKVIEVKEIKVLPSVETPSKQAQESESNGLLEFFDRILCPRNIVLLSDTKCKASEVWEALADVLVFLLKNNYLTEDSLTEQCLAVYRQDWPQNILENLSTCMKSVSSRWSRSSTGKFTLFLDFLADYCNDMDYDLVE; via the exons atgccTGGATCAATTATTGCAAGTATCCTTTCGGGAAAATTGGAATGTGATTTGCTGTGTAGATGGTTAAAAAATGACCCGATTGAG GCTGCATCAGATGACTGTGTGTTAGTATGTTCGAATACAAATGAATTTGTGGTGTATTTTCTGTCTTATCTGAGGACTCAGACTGACAG CATTTTACAAACAAACAGCAATGCCTTACTACATCACCAAGGAACACCTGAAAAATCCCTCAGCCAGCGTCAACACCACCGCTCAATCAGTGACCCCACCTGTGACAATGACAAGTCAAACGACAGTCTCACAGTCAAATCTGACAAAAAAACCCAGGAATCTCCCAACCGAGAGCGTAAGAAACAGGGACGACGCGTTAAAACAAAACTGTTCACAGATGAAAAAAGCAAAGAGCACAACCAGTCTCTATCCACGGATGAATCAAGAGTCAGCCTTGGAGTTGAAAGACTCATGCTGTCAAGCACTCCAATGAAAAACGGTTTTAAAGAGTATCCTCAACCTTTGACAAGCCCTGTGACACCTCATTCCCGTTCTTTCAACTTTGAAAGATGCGACACTCCTAGACTAGTAAGGCATTCCAGATCGCAAGATAAAAGTGTCAGCTTAGCTGACTATTTGGTAAACGTTCAACCTAAAAGTTCCAAAAAGAGACGTTCTAAAAATGTCTCAAATGATGACAGTGAAACAAAAGTCGATTTAGATTTGAGTAATTCAGAGATTTTCCCTGAAATTGGTGCAAGGAAATCGAGTTCTCTTAAATCTGAAAGAAGAAGAATCAAGCCAACCAACATAGACAGGAGTAAAAAAAGTTATTCACTAAATAGTTTCACACCAGAAGCATTTCAGCAACCTTCACTGGGTTTGGAAGAAAATTTAGCATTTAAGCCCAATCTACAATCGAAAGAATCATCTAATACTTTCGAGGCTGAAAGACATATTCTAAAACAGGAGAGGCATAAATTAATGGAGAAATTCAACATTCTAAACATGTCTACATCACCTAAAGTCTCTACCCCACAAATCAAAATAACTCAAAAAGATTCCATTGAGAAAAACCATAATTATATAGAAGCCAATTTTAATAAAGTCTTGTATAAGGACAAAATAGATATCTTGGTTGAAATATATGatgttttattgaaaaataaccTAATATTAAACGTCAATACAGAAATATATTTTCTTGTTACTATTCTGTTGTCGAAGCAATTAGAGGAAGATTATAGACTCTCTGAATCTCAAATTCAAGTAGATATGTGTGATAATATACTTAAACCAATACACAACAGTACATATTTTGCAGTCAAATCGTTATGGAATGAACGAGGAATACTAGAAGTGATCTTAGATAAGAATTCTCTCAAAATATTGGgcgaaaataaaaaagttcgaAGTTTTTACCCAGAACTGGCCAAGTTTTTGCTGAATTCTTATGGATTGAAATGTGAAGCTGAGTCAAACTCTGACAGGTCTAAGATAGGGTGTGATAGTAGGTGTTCAAATGGCATGGTGTGCTTTAACCTTGAGACTGACAATGCAGAGAACTTTCCGTCCATGCTTAGCTTCCAGAACTTCAAGAAACAGAGGGACATGTTTTACGAGATTTTGAG ATGGTACCAAGACTGCCAGAATTCAGGCCTGTCTCGCTCGAGCCTTCGAGCGCGTATCAAAGCCCTGCTGTGTACGGGGACGAGCGCCGCCAACTACGCGCACCTGGCGGCTCTGTTCACGCAGATGCTGCTCGACTCACTGCCACCCAACGAACAG GAATCGAAGCTAAGTAAGCTCCAAAGAAGACTGACCTGTTCCTCTGCGTCGGAATCCAATCGACTGCCACATTTCTCTGACAAGGAAATGTTTTATAA GGAATTCGTAATGTACTCGGAGAATGAGAGTTTTAGAGTGCATCTGCGCGATGCGTTGGCTTCCGAAATTATCGCTTTGGACAGTACACCACTTGGAAATGAATCTT CCAATGAAGCAGATATATCCAAAGAATTCCTCCAGATTTCAAAAAAGCTAGGTCTTTTATCCAAATTCCTGGGATACCTAACCTCTTTGCCCTATGCTCAAATACCGGTGGATGTTTTACTGAAAACTGGTATATTGATTGTGGGCAGTCAAAAGGAGATATTTACTGCGCCTAAGGAAAAagttttagaaaataatatagccttgagaaattat AGCCAACCGGCCATAGACTTAAACGGAATTTTAACCACAGCCTACGAAAACGGTCGACTCAGCGTAACCCTACCATGGATAGTCCACTACATATCCATGCTAGACTATACTACACTACGCCTCAAATACTACCAAAACCTACTAAACATATTATTCCACATATACAAACTAAAATTCAAACATATAAAGAAAAATACATTAATATATCTCAAATCTGCTTTAGGCTGGCTGTTCGACTTACCACATTTCCCTCAAGAAGCGTTTTACGAAAAGTCCGAATGTTCTGTGATAAATTTTAACATCGACAATATTGATATCAAAATAATCGATTCTTACGATTTGATCGATGAATCGATTTTATTCGAACTCTGTCCTTATTTGAAAGATGTTAATGTATTGGTATCGACGTCGCGAGTGATTCACGACAAAGATGCGGGTAGTTTTAGACATATAACGCCTGTGAGTTTGAGTATGAATTCCGAAGATCGAATACGGAGTAAAGAAAAGGAATtacag ATTCGATTAGAAGAAGAGCTAATCAAGAGTCAGCCATCATCGACGCGCCGTGTGCTGGAGCTGGTGACGGAGCGCGTAGCATCGGGCGCGGTGAAGGATCTCACTGCGCACGCCTTGGCTGAGGCGAGGCGGAACGCAAGGAAGAACGCTATTGATATCGTTCACAATTGTAAAGATAAG ACATTGCTTCTACCAACTCTGCAAGCGATGTACAATGACTGTCTATCGCGATTGCGCTCAGAGGCGTTGGAGACGTGCCGGTCTAACGTGCGCCAGCGAGTGTCCACCGCGCTGGTCGCTCTGCTACCCAACGCCCCGCCGCCCCTGCACGCCGTGGCTGCTAGAGCCTGCTACAGCCGTCTGACCAAGTGGACCAACGATCATTGGTCCACTACTG tGGTCCTGTGTAAGAACATAGAAGACGAGATGAACTCTTTGCTAGCATTGGGCGACAGCGCGAATGTGACTCCCAATACCGAAACAGCCTCCGTACTCGCCGCAGAGTTCCATAGCATGCACAGCCCAGCGCACACCATTATCATTCTTAAG GAACAAATCTGCCTTTTGCTGGACTATGAGGAAATCCCGGATCCGTCTGCAGTGCTAGAGTCTTGCGTGAACTGCTGTCAAACCTCCAACGTGCTGAGTCGACCTCCCGCGCAGAGGGCGATACTACAGCTGTCTATTGACTTCTGTTTAGTTTACT TAAGCAGACACAAATCCAAGATAAGCGAGATCCTGCCCAAACTACACACTATATGGGATACTTGCTGTCCTGATCGCAAACCCAACACCCCTGAAGATCTGGACCCCCCAGAAAGGAGACTGGAACTGTCTCCTACCTTCCGGAACTTTGAAGACGAGCGTGCCCCCACGCCTCAGTCCGATGAAGAGGTCATTGACGTTAAGGAGATCAAGGTCATTGAAGTTAAGGAAATCAAAG TTCTACCATCAGTGGAAACCCCATCAAAACAAGCACAGGAGTCAGAATCGAACGGTCTATTGGAGTTCTTCGACCGCATACTATGTCCGCGCAACATAGTGTTGCTGAGTGATACGAAATGCAAGGCCAGTGAAGTTTGGGAGGCACTGGCCGATGTGTTGGTGTTTCTACTGAAGAACAACTATTTGACTGAGGATTCTTTGACGGAGCAATGTTTAGCTGTTTACAGACAAGACTGGCCGCAG AATATTCTGGAAAACCTCTCAACCTGTATGAAGTCAGTGTCTTCGCGATGGTCCAGATCGTCCACGGGCAAGTTTACGTTGTTTTTAGACTTCTTAGCGGACTATTGCAACGATATGGACTATGACTTAGTCGAATAA
- the dlt gene encoding codanin-1 isoform X2, whose amino-acid sequence MTRLSILQTNSNALLHHQGTPEKSLSQRQHHRSISDPTCDNDKSNDSLTVKSDKKTQESPNRERKKQGRRVKTKLFTDEKSKEHNQSLSTDESRVSLGVERLMLSSTPMKNGFKEYPQPLTSPVTPHSRSFNFERCDTPRLVRHSRSQDKSVSLADYLVNVQPKSSKKRRSKNVSNDDSETKVDLDLSNSEIFPEIGARKSSSLKSERRRIKPTNIDRSKKSYSLNSFTPEAFQQPSLGLEENLAFKPNLQSKESSNTFEAERHILKQERHKLMEKFNILNMSTSPKVSTPQIKITQKDSIEKNHNYIEANFNKVLYKDKIDILVEIYDVLLKNNLILNVNTEIYFLVTILLSKQLEEDYRLSESQIQVDMCDNILKPIHNSTYFAVKSLWNERGILEVILDKNSLKILGENKKVRSFYPELAKFLLNSYGLKCEAESNSDRSKIGCDSRCSNGMVCFNLETDNAENFPSMLSFQNFKKQRDMFYEILRWYQDCQNSGLSRSSLRARIKALLCTGTSAANYAHLAALFTQMLLDSLPPNEQESKLSKLQRRLTCSSASESNRLPHFSDKEMFYKEFVMYSENESFRVHLRDALASEIIALDSTPLGNESSNEADISKEFLQISKKLGLLSKFLGYLTSLPYAQIPVDVLLKTGILIVGSQKEIFTAPKEKVLENNIALRNYSQPAIDLNGILTTAYENGRLSVTLPWIVHYISMLDYTTLRLKYYQNLLNILFHIYKLKFKHIKKNTLIYLKSALGWLFDLPHFPQEAFYEKSECSVINFNIDNIDIKIIDSYDLIDESILFELCPYLKDVNVLVSTSRVIHDKDAGSFRHITPVSLSMNSEDRIRSKEKELQIRLEEELIKSQPSSTRRVLELVTERVASGAVKDLTAHALAEARRNARKNAIDIVHNCKDKTLLLPTLQAMYNDCLSRLRSEALETCRSNVRQRVSTALVALLPNAPPPLHAVAARACYSRLTKWTNDHWSTTVVLCKNIEDEMNSLLALGDSANVTPNTETASVLAAEFHSMHSPAHTIIILKEQICLLLDYEEIPDPSAVLESCVNCCQTSNVLSRPPAQRAILQLSIDFCLVYLSRHKSKISEILPKLHTIWDTCCPDRKPNTPEDLDPPERRLELSPTFRNFEDERAPTPQSDEEVIDVKEIKVIEVKEIKVLPSVETPSKQAQESESNGLLEFFDRILCPRNIVLLSDTKCKASEVWEALADVLVFLLKNNYLTEDSLTEQCLAVYRQDWPQNILENLSTCMKSVSSRWSRSSTGKFTLFLDFLADYCNDMDYDLVE is encoded by the exons ATGACCCGATTGAG CATTTTACAAACAAACAGCAATGCCTTACTACATCACCAAGGAACACCTGAAAAATCCCTCAGCCAGCGTCAACACCACCGCTCAATCAGTGACCCCACCTGTGACAATGACAAGTCAAACGACAGTCTCACAGTCAAATCTGACAAAAAAACCCAGGAATCTCCCAACCGAGAGCGTAAGAAACAGGGACGACGCGTTAAAACAAAACTGTTCACAGATGAAAAAAGCAAAGAGCACAACCAGTCTCTATCCACGGATGAATCAAGAGTCAGCCTTGGAGTTGAAAGACTCATGCTGTCAAGCACTCCAATGAAAAACGGTTTTAAAGAGTATCCTCAACCTTTGACAAGCCCTGTGACACCTCATTCCCGTTCTTTCAACTTTGAAAGATGCGACACTCCTAGACTAGTAAGGCATTCCAGATCGCAAGATAAAAGTGTCAGCTTAGCTGACTATTTGGTAAACGTTCAACCTAAAAGTTCCAAAAAGAGACGTTCTAAAAATGTCTCAAATGATGACAGTGAAACAAAAGTCGATTTAGATTTGAGTAATTCAGAGATTTTCCCTGAAATTGGTGCAAGGAAATCGAGTTCTCTTAAATCTGAAAGAAGAAGAATCAAGCCAACCAACATAGACAGGAGTAAAAAAAGTTATTCACTAAATAGTTTCACACCAGAAGCATTTCAGCAACCTTCACTGGGTTTGGAAGAAAATTTAGCATTTAAGCCCAATCTACAATCGAAAGAATCATCTAATACTTTCGAGGCTGAAAGACATATTCTAAAACAGGAGAGGCATAAATTAATGGAGAAATTCAACATTCTAAACATGTCTACATCACCTAAAGTCTCTACCCCACAAATCAAAATAACTCAAAAAGATTCCATTGAGAAAAACCATAATTATATAGAAGCCAATTTTAATAAAGTCTTGTATAAGGACAAAATAGATATCTTGGTTGAAATATATGatgttttattgaaaaataaccTAATATTAAACGTCAATACAGAAATATATTTTCTTGTTACTATTCTGTTGTCGAAGCAATTAGAGGAAGATTATAGACTCTCTGAATCTCAAATTCAAGTAGATATGTGTGATAATATACTTAAACCAATACACAACAGTACATATTTTGCAGTCAAATCGTTATGGAATGAACGAGGAATACTAGAAGTGATCTTAGATAAGAATTCTCTCAAAATATTGGgcgaaaataaaaaagttcgaAGTTTTTACCCAGAACTGGCCAAGTTTTTGCTGAATTCTTATGGATTGAAATGTGAAGCTGAGTCAAACTCTGACAGGTCTAAGATAGGGTGTGATAGTAGGTGTTCAAATGGCATGGTGTGCTTTAACCTTGAGACTGACAATGCAGAGAACTTTCCGTCCATGCTTAGCTTCCAGAACTTCAAGAAACAGAGGGACATGTTTTACGAGATTTTGAG ATGGTACCAAGACTGCCAGAATTCAGGCCTGTCTCGCTCGAGCCTTCGAGCGCGTATCAAAGCCCTGCTGTGTACGGGGACGAGCGCCGCCAACTACGCGCACCTGGCGGCTCTGTTCACGCAGATGCTGCTCGACTCACTGCCACCCAACGAACAG GAATCGAAGCTAAGTAAGCTCCAAAGAAGACTGACCTGTTCCTCTGCGTCGGAATCCAATCGACTGCCACATTTCTCTGACAAGGAAATGTTTTATAA GGAATTCGTAATGTACTCGGAGAATGAGAGTTTTAGAGTGCATCTGCGCGATGCGTTGGCTTCCGAAATTATCGCTTTGGACAGTACACCACTTGGAAATGAATCTT CCAATGAAGCAGATATATCCAAAGAATTCCTCCAGATTTCAAAAAAGCTAGGTCTTTTATCCAAATTCCTGGGATACCTAACCTCTTTGCCCTATGCTCAAATACCGGTGGATGTTTTACTGAAAACTGGTATATTGATTGTGGGCAGTCAAAAGGAGATATTTACTGCGCCTAAGGAAAAagttttagaaaataatatagccttgagaaattat AGCCAACCGGCCATAGACTTAAACGGAATTTTAACCACAGCCTACGAAAACGGTCGACTCAGCGTAACCCTACCATGGATAGTCCACTACATATCCATGCTAGACTATACTACACTACGCCTCAAATACTACCAAAACCTACTAAACATATTATTCCACATATACAAACTAAAATTCAAACATATAAAGAAAAATACATTAATATATCTCAAATCTGCTTTAGGCTGGCTGTTCGACTTACCACATTTCCCTCAAGAAGCGTTTTACGAAAAGTCCGAATGTTCTGTGATAAATTTTAACATCGACAATATTGATATCAAAATAATCGATTCTTACGATTTGATCGATGAATCGATTTTATTCGAACTCTGTCCTTATTTGAAAGATGTTAATGTATTGGTATCGACGTCGCGAGTGATTCACGACAAAGATGCGGGTAGTTTTAGACATATAACGCCTGTGAGTTTGAGTATGAATTCCGAAGATCGAATACGGAGTAAAGAAAAGGAATtacag ATTCGATTAGAAGAAGAGCTAATCAAGAGTCAGCCATCATCGACGCGCCGTGTGCTGGAGCTGGTGACGGAGCGCGTAGCATCGGGCGCGGTGAAGGATCTCACTGCGCACGCCTTGGCTGAGGCGAGGCGGAACGCAAGGAAGAACGCTATTGATATCGTTCACAATTGTAAAGATAAG ACATTGCTTCTACCAACTCTGCAAGCGATGTACAATGACTGTCTATCGCGATTGCGCTCAGAGGCGTTGGAGACGTGCCGGTCTAACGTGCGCCAGCGAGTGTCCACCGCGCTGGTCGCTCTGCTACCCAACGCCCCGCCGCCCCTGCACGCCGTGGCTGCTAGAGCCTGCTACAGCCGTCTGACCAAGTGGACCAACGATCATTGGTCCACTACTG tGGTCCTGTGTAAGAACATAGAAGACGAGATGAACTCTTTGCTAGCATTGGGCGACAGCGCGAATGTGACTCCCAATACCGAAACAGCCTCCGTACTCGCCGCAGAGTTCCATAGCATGCACAGCCCAGCGCACACCATTATCATTCTTAAG GAACAAATCTGCCTTTTGCTGGACTATGAGGAAATCCCGGATCCGTCTGCAGTGCTAGAGTCTTGCGTGAACTGCTGTCAAACCTCCAACGTGCTGAGTCGACCTCCCGCGCAGAGGGCGATACTACAGCTGTCTATTGACTTCTGTTTAGTTTACT TAAGCAGACACAAATCCAAGATAAGCGAGATCCTGCCCAAACTACACACTATATGGGATACTTGCTGTCCTGATCGCAAACCCAACACCCCTGAAGATCTGGACCCCCCAGAAAGGAGACTGGAACTGTCTCCTACCTTCCGGAACTTTGAAGACGAGCGTGCCCCCACGCCTCAGTCCGATGAAGAGGTCATTGACGTTAAGGAGATCAAGGTCATTGAAGTTAAGGAAATCAAAG TTCTACCATCAGTGGAAACCCCATCAAAACAAGCACAGGAGTCAGAATCGAACGGTCTATTGGAGTTCTTCGACCGCATACTATGTCCGCGCAACATAGTGTTGCTGAGTGATACGAAATGCAAGGCCAGTGAAGTTTGGGAGGCACTGGCCGATGTGTTGGTGTTTCTACTGAAGAACAACTATTTGACTGAGGATTCTTTGACGGAGCAATGTTTAGCTGTTTACAGACAAGACTGGCCGCAG AATATTCTGGAAAACCTCTCAACCTGTATGAAGTCAGTGTCTTCGCGATGGTCCAGATCGTCCACGGGCAAGTTTACGTTGTTTTTAGACTTCTTAGCGGACTATTGCAACGATATGGACTATGACTTAGTCGAATAA